A single region of the Deltaproteobacteria bacterium genome encodes:
- a CDS encoding PilZ domain-containing protein, protein MNLVCETERRKHRRLELTHLVAYKSFDIEAITETLNISIGGMKIRTDFPVGKSEILHVSLRIGSERFESQARVIYCNPQHDQAYEMGLAFENTSDKDLALLGQYLRSQSRPR, encoded by the coding sequence ATGAACCTGGTCTGTGAGACAGAACGGAGAAAACACAGGCGGCTGGAACTCACCCATCTGGTTGCCTACAAGAGCTTCGATATCGAGGCGATCACAGAAACCCTGAATATAAGCATCGGGGGTATGAAGATAAGGACGGATTTCCCTGTCGGGAAGAGCGAGATCCTCCATGTTTCTCTCAGGATAGGGAGCGAACGGTTCGAATCCCAGGCACGGGTTATTTACTGCAATCCCCAGCACGACCAGGCCTACGAGATGGGCCTGGCGTTTGAGAACACCTCGGATAAAGACCTGGCCCTCCTCGGTCAATATCTCCGCAGCCAGAGCCGGCCCCGCTGA
- a CDS encoding PilZ domain-containing protein, whose product MPKRRDRRRSRRIKDPVLIFLYRDRLGNKDAVPLDLGLEGIGIRTKDPLTRGDQLEITIVIGECQIRAQGTVVYSKEEESGYFRSGISFKEISERNKGIIRLYLEKTRQPGRNKRNEPGL is encoded by the coding sequence ATGCCAAAGAGACGAGATAGACGAAGATCCCGCCGTATCAAGGATCCCGTCCTGATCTTCCTGTACAGAGACAGACTGGGCAACAAGGATGCCGTTCCCCTCGACCTCGGGCTGGAGGGCATCGGTATAAGAACAAAGGATCCCCTCACCAGAGGTGACCAGCTCGAGATAACCATCGTCATCGGAGAATGCCAGATCAGAGCCCAGGGCACCGTGGTCTACAGCAAGGAAGAAGAATCGGGCTATTTCCGGTCGGGAATCAGCTTCAAAGAGATCTCTGAGCGCAACAAGGGAATCATCCGGCTCTATCTTGAAAAAACCAGGCAGCCGGGGAGGAACAAAAGGAATGAACCTGGTCTGTGA
- a CDS encoding serine/threonine protein kinase, translating into MAEKSNYKLKKKIGSGGMSTVYLAHDTRLDREVAVKVLRIDPRLGLEQDARREVILRFQQEAKAAARLNHPNIVAIYQVGRQGEQYYIVMEYLDGVSLGSLMKPGQGQGAERVVQWITQVCDGLDFAHQRGVIHRDIKPDNLILLKNGTVKITDFGIARLEKSEMVRTKDETFMGTIHYCSPEQLREFRSIDRRTDIYSTGVVCYQLLTGRLPFYGGSIAETIDRILKVEPEPPGRIVPGIPVKLERVVLRCLAKNPADRFQTAGELREALSESIVPEAEGAWREVRGAAVSKSRTWKPVFFRLSMTIGLILMLATFLFGYFVIESKRGILQREASIRGRHIAYLLSLLSNDAAIGRDPSLLGRYVEEIGRDAHLVFVELMRGNQVVAGYHAEHVTPEEDVLMISYPLAVDKPEEEGLKIGFSKAAMNRQIRKIKVSVGLALGGILAFLVGVSIAKRFRFAERA; encoded by the coding sequence ATGGCAGAAAAGTCGAACTATAAACTGAAAAAGAAGATCGGCAGCGGGGGCATGTCGACCGTCTATCTGGCTCATGACACGCGGCTCGATCGAGAAGTGGCCGTAAAGGTTCTCAGAATCGATCCCCGGCTCGGACTCGAACAGGACGCGAGAAGAGAAGTCATACTCCGCTTTCAACAGGAAGCGAAGGCCGCGGCTCGGCTCAACCATCCGAACATCGTGGCGATTTACCAGGTGGGCCGCCAGGGAGAACAGTACTATATTGTCATGGAATACCTGGACGGTGTTTCTCTGGGCAGCCTCATGAAGCCGGGGCAAGGCCAGGGGGCGGAAAGAGTCGTCCAGTGGATAACCCAGGTCTGTGACGGTCTCGATTTTGCTCACCAACGCGGGGTGATTCATCGGGATATCAAACCCGACAACCTGATTCTCCTCAAGAACGGCACCGTGAAGATCACCGATTTTGGAATCGCCAGGCTCGAGAAATCCGAAATGGTGAGAACAAAGGACGAGACCTTCATGGGAACGATACACTACTGCTCGCCCGAGCAGTTGAGAGAGTTCCGCAGTATAGACAGAAGGACGGACATCTACTCCACGGGTGTGGTCTGCTATCAGCTCCTGACGGGCAGGCTCCCCTTTTACGGGGGTTCCATCGCCGAGACTATCGACAGGATCCTGAAGGTGGAGCCTGAGCCGCCGGGGAGGATCGTCCCGGGGATTCCGGTGAAGCTGGAGCGGGTTGTGCTCAGATGTCTTGCCAAGAACCCTGCCGATAGGTTTCAGACCGCCGGCGAGCTCAGAGAGGCCCTCTCGGAATCGATCGTGCCCGAAGCAGAGGGTGCCTGGCGGGAGGTCAGAGGGGCTGCGGTATCCAAGAGCCGGACCTGGAAGCCGGTCTTCTTCAGGCTCTCCATGACCATCGGGCTTATCCTGATGCTGGCCACCTTCCTTTTTGGCTATTTTGTAATCGAGTCGAAGAGGGGCATACTCCAGAGGGAAGCCTCCATCCGGGGGCGCCACATAGCCTACCTTCTCTCCCTCCTTTCAAATGACGCTGCCATTGGGAGAGATCCGAGTCTTCTCGGCCGGTATGTCGAGGAGATAGGAAGAGATGCGCACCTGGTCTTTGTGGAGTTGATGAGGGGGAATCAGGTGGTGGCAGGGTATCATGCGGAGCACGTGACCCCCGAGGAGGATGTATTGATGATTTCCTATCCTCTGGCAGTGGACAAGCCGGAGGAGGAGGGCCTGAAGATCGGGTTTTCGAAAGCCGCAATGAACCGGCAAATCAGGAAGATAAAGGTATCAGTGGGGCTGGCACTCGGGGGGATTCTTGCCTTTCTTGTGGGTGTCTCCATTGCAAAGCGATTCAGATTTGCCGAAAGGGCATGA